The sequence below is a genomic window from Curtobacterium sp. MCPF17_002.
CGGAGCGTCCGCGGTGGCGGCGGTCTGGGCGGTCGCCGCGGTCGGCGTCGCGGTGACGGCCGTCCGTGGCTTCCGCCTCCAGGGCCTGGAGGCACCACCCGCGCCGCCGCCGAGCGCTGCGGTCAGACGGTCCAGCAGGATCGCGAGCACCACGACCGACAGACCGGCCTCGGCACCCAGGCCGACGTCGATGCGGTTGAGGGAGGCGACGATCTGCTCGCCGAGGCCACCGGCGCCGACCATGCCGGCGATGACGACCATCGAGAGCGACAGCATGATGACCTGGTTGACACCCGCCATGATGCTGGCCTTCGCGAGCGGCAGCTGGATCTGGCGGAGGATGCGCCACGGGCTCGAACCGAACGCGGCACCGGCCTCGACGACCTCACCGGGGACCCCGCGGATGCCGAGCTCGGTGAGCCGGACGCCCGGTGCCATCGCGAACACGATCGTCGCGACGATGCCGGGGACGACACCGACGCGGAAGAGCAGCAGCGCCGGGATGAGGTACACGAACGCCGGGGTGGTCTGCATGAAGTCGAGCACCGGGCGGATGATGCGGCTGGCGGCGTCGGAGCGGGCGGCCCAGATGCCCAGCGGGATGCTGAACACCACGGCGAGCCCGGCCGCGACGACGACGAGCGCGAGGGTGTCCATCGCGTTGGTCCACTGGCCGACGCTCACGATGAAGAGCAGGCCGATCGCGGCGCCGAGCGCGAGCTTCCAGCCCTTCGCGATGAACGCCAGGACCACGAGGACCGCGACGACGACCCAGAACGGCGGCGTGGCGAGGAAGTACTCCATCCACGCGTCCATCCACGTGAACACGTAGCGGACGACGTCGAAGAAGCCGGAGAGGTAGGTCGTGATCCAGTCGACGACCGCAGCGACCCAGGTGCCGAGGGGCAGGTGGAAGTCGCCGAAGGAGTTGGTTCCGGGGGTGATCATGCGTCAGCACCTTCCGTGGCGGGGGTGGTGGTGGCGAGCGTCTCGTCCAGGTCGTCGTTCGAGATGCGGGTCACCGGCTCGAGCGTCTGGATGGGGCTGGTCGTGGTCGGGACGTTGCCGAGCGCGGCGAGGAGCGTGACGCGCGGCACCACCCCGAGCAGGCGGTGTTCGTCGTCGACGACCGCGATGGGCAACGGCGACTCGACCGCGAGCTCGAACAGGTCGGTGAGCGCGGTGTCCGGCGCGACCTTGGCGTACTCGGTGTTGACGATCGCGTCGAGGTTCGTGTCGCCCGCCTTGACCTGGCGCATCACGTGGCGGTCGCGGACCCAGCCCTCGAGCGTCCGGCCGCGGCCCGTGACGAACACGGCGGCCGTCTGCAGGTCGCGCATGATCCGGAGCGCACCGCGGGGCCCCGCGGTGACGGGGACGACGGCACGGGCCGGTTCCATCACGCTCGCGGCGGTGAGCACGCGGGCGCGGTCGACGTCCTGCACGAACTGCGCGACGTAGTCGTTCGCCGGGTCGGTGAGGATATCCTCCGGTGACCCGATCTGGACGATCCGGCCGTCGCGCATCACGGCGATGCGGTCCCCCAGGAACATGGCCTCGTTGAGGTCGTGCGTGATGAAGACGATCGTCTTGCCGAGCCGCTGCTGCAGGTCGACGAGCTGCTCCTGCATCTCCCGGCGGATGAGCGGGTCGAGCGCACTGAACGCCTCGTCCATGAGCAGGACGTCGGTCTCGGCGGCGAGGGCGCGGGCGATGCCGACGCGCTGCTGCATGCCGCCGGAGAGCTCGTCGGGCTTGGCGTCGGCCCAGACGTCGAGGCCGACGAGGTCGATCACCTCGCGGGCCTTCGCGAGCCGGGTGGCCTTGTCGACACCGTTCACCTCGAGGCCGAACGCGACGTTCTCGAGCACGGTGCGGTGCGGCAGGAGCGCGAAGTGCTGGAACACCATCGACACGCTGGTGCGCCGGATCTCCCGGATCTCCTTCGGGGTGGCCTTGGTCACGGTGCGGCCGCCGATCTCGACCGCGCCGGTGGTCGGCTCGAGGAGCCCGTTCAGCATCCGGATGAGCGTCGACTTGCCGGAGCCGGAGAGCCCCATGACGACGAAGATCTCGCCGGGGCGCACGTCGAAGGACGCGTCGATGACGGCCGCCGAGCCGAGGTCGCGGACCTCGTCGCGGGACGCGCCGGCGGCCAGACGACGGACGGCTTCACCGGGGCGTCGGCCGAACACCTTGTACGCGCCGTGCACGCTGACAGCGGGCACGGCGTTCGGGTCGTCCGGCGTGGTGACACGCCGGTCTTGCGGTGGTGCGATGGTCAACGGTGCTCCTCGCGCGACCGTGGCGCGGGAGGCGCACGGCGATCGCGGGTTGGTTGCGGACGGGTCGTCCGGCACCGTGTTCGGCGGCACCGCATCGAGCCCGCGCAACGGCGCAGGGCGAGCGATCACGCACGCGGGGGTCGTACTCGGGACGACCCCGGTCCGGCCGACCGTACGGTCACCGCGAGCGCTGCTCTGGGCACTGCTCGGATGGACGCGTCCTGATCGTCGGTGTCCCCTGAAGGGACGTTCAAGGCTATCGACGCTTGTCCCCCACCGCGAATCGCCGTCCGCCGGAACCCCGGCAACGGTGTCCCCCGAACACGGCGTGTCGCGCACGCTGCCGGGGATCGACATCGTGACCGAGTCGTGATGGTTCAGGTGGCTCGCATGTTTGTGTGCCGCCCCGGTTCCACCCA
It includes:
- a CDS encoding glycine betaine/L-proline ABC transporter ATP-binding protein — protein: MPAVSVHGAYKVFGRRPGEAVRRLAAGASRDEVRDLGSAAVIDASFDVRPGEIFVVMGLSGSGKSTLIRMLNGLLEPTTGAVEIGGRTVTKATPKEIREIRRTSVSMVFQHFALLPHRTVLENVAFGLEVNGVDKATRLAKAREVIDLVGLDVWADAKPDELSGGMQQRVGIARALAAETDVLLMDEAFSALDPLIRREMQEQLVDLQQRLGKTIVFITHDLNEAMFLGDRIAVMRDGRIVQIGSPEDILTDPANDYVAQFVQDVDRARVLTAASVMEPARAVVPVTAGPRGALRIMRDLQTAAVFVTGRGRTLEGWVRDRHVMRQVKAGDTNLDAIVNTEYAKVAPDTALTDLFELAVESPLPIAVVDDEHRLLGVVPRVTLLAALGNVPTTTSPIQTLEPVTRISNDDLDETLATTTPATEGADA
- a CDS encoding ABC transporter permease subunit, with the translated sequence MITPGTNSFGDFHLPLGTWVAAVVDWITTYLSGFFDVVRYVFTWMDAWMEYFLATPPFWVVVAVLVVLAFIAKGWKLALGAAIGLLFIVSVGQWTNAMDTLALVVVAAGLAVVFSIPLGIWAARSDAASRIIRPVLDFMQTTPAFVYLIPALLLFRVGVVPGIVATIVFAMAPGVRLTELGIRGVPGEVVEAGAAFGSSPWRILRQIQLPLAKASIMAGVNQVIMLSLSMVVIAGMVGAGGLGEQIVASLNRIDVGLGAEAGLSVVVLAILLDRLTAALGGGAGGASRPWRRKPRTAVTATPTAATAQTAATADAPGAAPADRQTVDA